One window of Streptomyces sp. NBC_00273 genomic DNA carries:
- a CDS encoding multicopper oxidase family protein, translating to MRSLPTRRAVLGTSAAVLGSGLLAACSGSSGSAGSAGSAGSAGSAGSAGSGHGSMNHGGSAADVPEGYVDPAGPEVQAAEAARNATGPLTEVKVTATATPLDLGAGITVRSWAYGDKLPGQEVRATAGGTLALTLANNLPEATSLHWHGLSLRNDMDGVPGLTQRDIAPGASFPYKFAVPNPGTYWFHPHTGVQQDRGLYGALVIEDPKEPLSYDKEWVVVLDDWIDGVDGATPDAVLAELRKGMNGNGRAHATHGRSASPSPSSKGARKRSYVAMGGFSDYLGGDAGDVVYAYYLINGRVADDPSVFTAEPGDRIRLRIVNAGGDTAFRIALGDHELTVTHADGHPVEQTKTGSLLLGMGERYDVLVTAKDGVFPLTALAEGKEGSALAVLRTGSGAAPTAATRPAELDGPPLMADALRAAESVALAPRDPDRTVQLRLTGNMTNYNWAFDGKPYTPDQRHPVRAGERVRLEFANATPMWHPVHLHGHTFALGGQEGGARKDTAILLPGRRLTVDFDADNPGLWMTHCHNVYHSESGMMTVLGYQL from the coding sequence ATGCGCTCTCTTCCCACCCGTCGCGCCGTGCTCGGTACGTCCGCGGCCGTCCTCGGCTCCGGGCTGCTCGCCGCCTGCTCCGGATCGTCCGGTTCCGCCGGTTCCGCCGGTTCCGCCGGCTCCGCCGGTTCCGCCGGTTCCGCCGGTTCCGGCCACGGCTCGATGAACCACGGCGGCTCCGCCGCGGACGTGCCCGAGGGGTACGTGGATCCGGCCGGGCCCGAGGTACAGGCCGCCGAGGCCGCCCGCAACGCCACCGGCCCCCTCACCGAAGTCAAGGTGACCGCCACCGCCACCCCGCTCGACCTCGGCGCCGGCATCACCGTCCGCTCCTGGGCGTACGGGGACAAGCTGCCGGGCCAGGAGGTCCGGGCCACCGCGGGCGGCACGCTCGCCCTCACCCTGGCCAACAACCTCCCCGAGGCCACCTCCCTGCACTGGCACGGCCTCTCCCTGCGCAACGACATGGACGGGGTCCCGGGGCTGACCCAGCGGGACATCGCCCCGGGCGCGTCCTTCCCGTACAAGTTCGCCGTCCCCAACCCGGGCACGTACTGGTTCCACCCGCACACCGGCGTCCAGCAGGACCGCGGCCTGTACGGCGCGCTCGTCATCGAGGACCCCAAGGAGCCCCTCTCCTACGACAAGGAGTGGGTGGTGGTCCTGGACGACTGGATCGACGGGGTGGACGGAGCCACCCCGGACGCCGTCCTCGCCGAGCTCCGCAAGGGCATGAACGGCAACGGCCGAGCCCACGCGACCCACGGCCGGAGCGCCTCCCCCTCCCCGTCCTCCAAGGGCGCCCGGAAGCGCTCCTACGTCGCCATGGGCGGCTTCAGCGACTACCTCGGCGGGGACGCGGGCGACGTCGTCTACGCCTACTACCTGATCAACGGGCGGGTGGCGGACGACCCTTCGGTCTTCACCGCCGAACCCGGCGACCGGATCCGGCTGCGCATCGTCAACGCCGGCGGGGACACCGCCTTCCGGATCGCCCTCGGCGACCACGAACTGACGGTCACCCACGCCGACGGCCACCCGGTGGAGCAGACGAAGACGGGGTCGCTGCTGTTGGGCATGGGCGAGCGGTACGACGTCCTGGTCACCGCCAAGGACGGGGTGTTCCCCCTCACCGCGCTGGCCGAGGGCAAGGAGGGCTCGGCGCTCGCGGTGCTGCGCACCGGGTCGGGGGCGGCGCCGACGGCCGCGACCCGGCCGGCCGAACTGGACGGGCCGCCGCTGATGGCGGACGCGCTCAGGGCCGCCGAATCGGTCGCGCTGGCCCCGCGCGACCCGGACCGTACGGTGCAGCTCCGGCTCACCGGCAACATGACCAACTACAACTGGGCCTTCGACGGCAAGCCGTACACGCCGGACCAGCGGCACCCGGTGAGGGCGGGCGAGCGGGTCCGGCTGGAGTTCGCCAACGCCACGCCGATGTGGCACCCGGTCCACCTGCACGGGCACACCTTCGCGCTGGGCGGACAGGAGGGCGGGGCGCGCAAGGACACCGCGATCCTCCTGCCGGGGCGCAGGCTGACGGTGGACTTCGACGCGGACAACCCCGGGCTGTGGATGACGCACTGCCACAACGTCTACCACTCGGAGTCCGGGATGATGACGGTGCTCGGCTACCAGCTGTAG